The Plasmodium vivax chromosome 12, whole genome shotgun sequence genomic interval AAGGAAAGTTCCCTTTGAGCTCCCCAAGGAATTTCACCCGAATGTGAAATACGGCTTCTTCAgaaatttccttttcgggAAATACACCTTCTACTACGTAATGAGCGAAAGAGAATTATGAGTCCCCTGTGCTCTGCATTCATCTCCAGCGTATTGCATTTTTAGCTTCTTTTCACCCCCACTCTACACAACTATGCCGACCTTTTAAACGTgtcctttccatttttacgtaaCACACGTGAACAGCTGTTTAGCAAAATTCAcctgaacattttttatttttttttttttttttttccaattttggctagttcaaaagcatttttaaagtatCCGTGAAGGTGTCTGCAggttttctgcttttttacTACCCCCTGGATAAAGTCCATTGCAACATCCGCAGATTtgtaatacatttttatgaagagaGAGCTGCCTTCCTACGTTCCGTGGAAGCACTTGCATTTGTCTACATGTTCATATGCGGCATAGCAACCTGTTGTGtgttttttgcaaaatggtttTCGCCTACCCCATGTTGtgtttctctccccccccaccccactgcagaaaaataatttaaaaaaacagaattaAACTTCTCACCACTTGCTGAGTTCGTCAAAATGGCAGGAACATTCGAATaacgcgaaaaggaagaagctctCATTTTGGGGAAGCCTTTTTTCTTAGCAGATACATTTTATGTAAACGTTTTTACAacgaatttgtttttttttttttttttttcacatgtaAAAACTGAATTTCTCaacgtgtgcacatgtgcatgtccCCGTTTGGGCTTTCCGATTCGGAGAACACAACTAAAAACAAAAGAGCAAAGAGCAGAtcgttttttcccaaaatctttaaaaattagCGGACATATATTTGAGCGGAAATGATTTACTTCCTATCTGGATGAGAACTATGACTGCTGCCAACGCGGACGTATTTTTAACCACAAAATGCATCATGCTCATGGACAGTTCGGAAAAAGGTTTCACCCCATGGGGAACTAATTTGGTAATATTCACACGCATagataaaaaggggaaacaaatttCTTCTCCCCATCTGCTCTTACCTTTTAACTAAAAAGACGAGAAGCGTGCACAGTGACTCTTTCTCCTGTTTCCTTTTGctcttaaaaaaggggggaggaatcATGACAATCGGGGAGCGTATCAGCTTAACGGCGTGATGCCACTGTGAAAGTTGTGCACGTGTAAACCTTCCCAACTTACGAAAAAGCGATGAGATGAAATTAGAAGCGGTGACATATTGGAGGGGTAGTAACATAAAAGGCATTGCAAAGCTAGCAATGTTGTTCCCTGCTACCTTATTCGTATCTGCGTAGAGGACGTAACCTCCTCACAGGTTCTCACTTTGTAGAGGCCCTATCTGTTAAAACGTTCGGACGTTACACAGGCAAAATAGTAAGGACGAACAATTCACGTTTATTCATACTTTTGCTGTAAGAAAAGGGGCGTTCTTTTCggctaaaaaaattgtgcacatAAGAGGGAGGCCTCCCCCCTCATATTCTCTCCCGGTATCCCTCCACCGCATATTGCTAAGGGTACATTTGGGATGTTCTACTTGAGCTTTCTTATCGCTACGTTATATGCCACGTCATCCTAATCTTTCCGCGCATGCAGTTTTTTCTATACCACTTTCCCACGTGCATTGCAAGGTTGGCTAAAatgttgttctttttccGCGTGCACAggtattttttcaaaaatgctAATATTGCTGCTTAGCCATATGGTCGCTTAACCGGGGCGATTTCCCTACCCCAGTTTGCTTCAAACTTGGGGGGCGTAATTTGAGGCACGTTCCACAGTTAAGATGCTGCAAGGTTTACGCTTTCCTATTTGTGCGTCCCTCTCCGCGCtgccttttattttattttattttttggcggAGTGCCACAAATtcccacttcttcaccacagAGTCTCAAGATGCATTTTTCTCCCgttttcgcctgaacagtaagattttttttaaaagatgctctgcttaaaaaaatgttcaatgCTGGGAGATACTTCAGAGCGAGTTActacaagaagaagaacattttCTGTGTAAAGGGGAGCAGACAGTTTCATGGATTCGTCAAAAGTAGAAGAGTACAGACAAATGCCGTCAAGAGAAAAGATAGAATAAGAAGGGGGAGGTTTTTACAACTGAAGGAAAAGCTGCAACTCGTCATTTTCAGCTCCGTGTACTTTTTTGCGTGCGACTATGTTTACCACGTGTATGTGCTGAGAGACAACGGGGGTAGAACTGCCAAGCGCGCCTCCAACCACAGCGGCGAAAGCGCGGGGAATGACCCAAAATGTAAAGACGAGCGCACTAATGGCGAGGGGGGGATCGGCACAACCCTGATGGAGTATATCAAATGGATGAACATATTTTCCAGTGCGCAGGGGAAGGATGACCAACAGTTAAAACAGCAGGACGGTGAAtgtaggggaaaaaatgacggCCATAGATTAGAGGCTCAAAAAGGTTCCCATAAAAAGGATCACCCCTCGAGCAACAGAGGTGACGTAAAAATTTGCAGCGTATGCGAGGAAGACCCCTACGAAATAAAGATAAATCGCGTTAAGCGGAGCAGCGGGAAGGAGGAAAGCAGTCAAACGGGGAAGCCTGGCCAATCTTCCTATGCCTCGAATCGGAGAGAACAACTGCCTAGCCGCGACCCCCCCCAGCGAAACAGCatcggagggggggaaaaaaacatgaaagaTCTACTCGTGAGTAACTTTTACAGAAATGATCTTTTCAACGGGTGCAACTTATTTCTGTTCGCCAACGGGGTTGTGTTCCTATGTTGGCGTCTAAGCGAAAT includes:
- a CDS encoding hypothetical protein (encoded by transcript PVX_083165A) — translated: MNNKVSLPYEVCEIRKVPFELPKEFHPNVKYGFFRNFLFGKYTFYYFKSIFKVSVKVSAGFLLFYYPLDKVHCNIRRFKNNLKKQN